The sequence TATCATAAAAATAATCAAGGATTATTCGGAATAATACAAGGCGGGATGTATAAAGATTTGAGGAAAAGAAGCCTTGAAGAGATAGTTGATATAGGATTCGACGGTTATGCAATAGGCGGTGTAAGCGTTGGAGAACCAAAAGAAGAGATGCATGAGATAATAAATTTTATTGCGCCTATAATGCCGCAGGATAAACCAAGATATCTTATGGGAATCGGCGACCTTTATGACATGCTTGTGGCAGTGGAAGCAGGGTTTGATATGTTTGACTGCGTTATGCCTACAAGAAATGCCAGAAACGGTACGCTTTTTACCAGCAATGGCAGAATCAGCATCAAACGCACAGAATTTAAAGAAGACAATTCAACTCTTGATGAAAACTGCGGCTGCTACACATGTAGAAATTTCTCCAAGGCATATTTAAGGCATCTGTTCCTTGCAAAAGAAATATTATCTATGAGACTCAATACAATACATAATCTTTATTTTTACCTCGACTTTTTTAGAAAAATCAGAGAAGCTATTAAGAGAAACAGGTTCGTTGAATTCAAGAATAAATGGCAGTCGTTGGTTAAATAAATAGTACATTCAAATACATGTTGTATCAGTAGCATTAGATAGATATTAAGTCTGATAAATATATTAAAATACAATACAGTAAAGGGAAAAAAATGTGCTATGTAATTTTTGGTGTTACAGTTTTAATATTATCAGCAATTATTATATGGCTTGTGGCAAAAGTCCATTTCCTGAAGCATTCTCAGCAGAACTTTCAGGATATGGAGCAGAAGCTGAAAGAAACCTTTCAGTCTTTATCCCTGGATGTGCTTGCAAAAAACTCAGACCATTTTCTGAACATTGCAGGAGAAAAACTTGAAGGCAAAAAAGAACTTATTGATAAAAGCATCGAGCAGATGAGCAAAACTCTTTCTGATGTTCAGAAAAAAATGTCGGATGTTGAGAAAGGAAGCTCGGAAATATCATCACTCGTTAAAACCCATTCAGACATAACAACAAAACTCAAAGACACAACTGAACATTTGCGGCAGGCGTTTGCAAGCTCGAAAAAAAGAGGCGAATGGGGCGAGAGAATGGCCGAGGACATAATCAGGCTCATTGGAATGGTTGAGGGCCTGAATTATATAAAGCAAAAGACTGTCGAGGAATCAGCAAACAGGCCTGATTACACCTTTTTACTGCCGAACAAATTGAAAATAAATATGGATGTTAAATTCCCTCTTGATAACTACCAGCATTATCTTGATTCACAGACAGAACATGACAGAAAGCGCTTTAAGGAAGAGTTAGTAAAAAACATGAAAATAATGATCAAGCAGGTAACAAATAGGAATTATATTGATACAGCCGACAATACTGTCGATTATGTAATACTCTTCATCCCGAATGAGCAGGTTTTTAGTTTTATTAATGAGGCTGACATAACAATAATGGACGAGGCATTGAAACAGAAAGTAATCCTCTGTTCGCCATTCACGCTATATGCAGTTCTTGCTGTAATAAGACAGGCTGTTGAAAATTTTAATATGGAGAGGACTGCCTCTGAGATAATAAAACTTCTCGGAGAATTTCACAAGCAGTGGGAAAATTACAAAAAGGTCTTTACAACCATGGGAGAACGCCTTGACTCAGCAAAAGAACAATACGATCAACTTATTGGAACAAGGAAAAATATGCTTGAAAAACCTTTAAACAAAATCGATGAACTAAGAAAACGGCAGTCTATTACATTTGACGAAACAATAAATCTTGAATAGACGCTTTTTTATAAAGCTTAATTAAAGAAATTATAATGCTGGTTCAGGGCATAAGCCCTGAACCAGCAAATTGTTAGTGAACCAGCCCTGAGGAAAGAATATTCTCAACTTCTTTTTTAATAACTGACGATGGGATGCCTCCATATATCCTTGGCACACCGTTTATAACTACAACAGGTGTTGTTATTGCTCCATGCCTAAGTAGTTCCCTGACATCTCCGAAATCATCATCCTCATCAGTGAACAAATCCACATATTCAACAGACACCATGAAAGGATATGTCTTGCCCATTTCATTCTGAAGCTTCTCAGCCAGAAGCTTGTTAGTCATAGAGGCATCAAACCTGTCTGCAGACAGCATAACATCTTCCATCGGATTATCTAATATTTGTATATAAACTCGTTGCAGCATCTTGGTCACCTCCATATTTTATTTTACATCTACTAACATATTGTCTATCAATCTTGTTTCCCCTATTTTCAGTGCAACAGCAAGAAGTGCTTGCTTTTCAACTCTTTCAAGTTCATCCAGCGTCTGTGGATCATACACTGATGCATATTGAATCTCAGCAACAAATGATTCATTAGACAATCTATCCTTCATCATTTTTTTAATCTTCTTCTTATCAATTATACCAGACCTTATCATATCAGCAGTTTTTGAAAGGCATTCATAGATTACCGCTGCTGCATTGCGTTCTTCTTTATTGAGATATCTGTTTCTCGAACTCATAGCCAACCCATCTTCTTCCCTGAATATCGGACTAACAACAACTTCAACAGCCATATCAAGGTCTTTAACCATTTTTTTTATAACCACACACTGTTGAAAATCTTTCTGCCCGAAATATGCCCTTGTAGGCTTAACAACATTAAAGAGTTTTGCAACAACTGTGCATACGCCCTTGAAATGACCCGGTCTGTAAGCTCCACAGAGTTTTTCAGAGAGTCCATTCATATCAATAAAGGTTGAAAAATTTTCAGGATAAACCAAAGAATCATCAGGCATATAAAGAACATCTATCCCCTCTGCTTTTAGTTTTGCAATGTCTCCATCAGCATCGCGTGGATATTTCGAAAAATCCTCTTTTGGTCCAAACTGTTTTGGGTTTACGAATATACTGACAACTGTAATATCGTTCTCTGCCTTAGACATCCTCACCAGGCTCATATGTCCTTCATGCAATGCGCCCATTGTCGGCACAAAGCCTATTGTTCTTCCGTGCAGAAGATGCACCTTTGTTGTATCCTGCATGACCCTTGGTATGCGAATCAGCTCCATTATCTCCTCATGCTTCCACAGTTTTAAAAAATTATCTAATAATCATACGCTAACAGACAGATGGTCCTTTGTCAAACTTACAGCTGATTACAAACTTTTGAAGTAAACGTTTCTATCTTAATTAAAAAAATAGGCAGCAATTAATCCTCAATCTCTTTTAACAAAGCATCGAGGAGTTCTTCTTCTTTTACCTGTTTTATAATCTTTCCTTTTTTAAACAAGATGCCTCTGCCTTTCCCTCCTGCAATTCCAAAATCAGCTCCGCGCGCTTCTCCCGGACCGTTAACAACACATCCCATTACTGCAACTGTTATTGGTTTCTTAATATTTTTTAGTCTTGCTTCAATTTTTACTGCAAGTTTTTTAATATCAATATTGCATCTGCCGCAAGTAGGGCATGAGATTATCTCCACACCTTTTTCTCTTATATGAAGCGCCTTAAGTATTTCATACGCAACTCTCACTTCTTCTATCGGCTCTGCTGTAAGTGAAACTCTTATTGTATCTCCTATGCCTTCTGAAAGAAGTAGCCCTATTCCAACAGAACTTTTTATAATGCCCGTTGCTGGGGGACCAGCCTCTGATATTCCGACATGAAGCGGATATCTGTATTTTTTTGAGAACAATCTGTATGCTTCGATTGTTGTAGGCACATTAGATGCCTTAAGTGAAACCTTTATAGAATTGAATCCAAGACTTTCGAGTATATCTATGTGTCCTGCCGCACTCTCAACAAGCGCCTCAGGAGATGGATGACCGTATTTTGCAAACAGTTGTTTTTCCAGTGATCCTGCATTAACGCCTACTCTTATTGAGATGAAACTGTCAGAAGCTGCTTTTACAACTTCTGCAACTTTCCATTTTGCCCCAATATTGCCAGGATTAATCCTTAAACCGTCAACTCCCTGCTTTACCGCCTCAAGTGCAAGCCTCCAGTCAAAATGTATATCAGCAATCATAGGAATGCTTATGCCTTTTTTAATCTTCCCAAGAGCCTTTGCTGCTTCCATATCAGGAACTGCAAGTCTTATTATCTCGCAGCCTGCTTTTTCAAGTCCTTTGATCTGCTTTATTGTTAAGGCATAATTTCTCGTGTCAGTCTTTGTCATTGACTGGACACTTACAGGATTTACTCCTCCGATTGCTACCTTTCCAACATTAATAACTTTTGTTTTTTTACGAACTGCCATTTGCTTTAGCCTTTTTGTCTTCCCTTGATTTGTTTTTCTTTTCCCTGTATGACTCTACTGCTTTTGCATGTTGTTTTGAGCTGGTGGAAAAAATATGAGTGCCGTCATTATTCGAGACAAAATAAATATACGGAACATCAGCCGGATATAACGCTGCCTCTATAGACTTTATCCCTGGCGAGGCAATCGGTCCGGGAGGAAGCCCCTTGATAACATACGTGTTATATTTTGTATTGCTTTTAAGATCTTTTAAAGTTACCTTTGCTCTTGGATTCTTAACCCCGTAAATGGCTGTGGGATCCGCCTGAAGCTTCATATTCTTTTTGAGCCTGTTATGATAAACAGCAGAGATAATCGGACGCTCCTTGTCTACAACAGCTTCTTTTTCTATTATAGAGGCCATAGTTAGGATTTCATTCTCTGACATTCCGAGCTCTTCTGCTCTTTTCCTGAATTTCTCGGAAAATTTCTCGCGCATACTGTCTATCATAAAACTCAAAACTTCTTCGGGCTCGGTGCCTTTAGGTATATTGTATGTGTCAGGAAAAAGATAACCTTCGACTGAAGGCGCTTCTATGTTGTATGAATCAAGAAATACAGTGTCTTTAGCCATAGCCTTAAAAGTTTCCTTGTCGACTATCTCCATCTCATCAAGTTTTTCAGCTATTTCCGATAAAGATTCTCCTTCTATAATCGTCACTGTGTTTTGAATAATCTCTCCGCGTTCAAGCATTCTGAGAATATCAAAAGGACTCATTGTGCCGGCAATCGAATAGTAGCCCACCCTTATCTTTTTATGTAATCCCGTAATTCTCCCGATCAACAAAAATAGATTTTTATCTCTTACAAGATTTTCTTTAGCGAGAACATCCACTACCTGCCTGAATGTAGCGCCTTTTGGTATGCGGATCTCTCTTGCATCAGGCCCTAATGGAAGTGGAATCATAAAAGCGATATAAGCATAGAGGATGTTTACTAATAGAACACAGATCAATATTACTTTTATGTCTCTTTTTATATTTAATTTTATTTTTTTCATTATTAATAGGATGCCAGAATATAGATTTACAGTCAATCAATGTAAAGGGGCGTCTTATGACGCCCCTTTTGTTTAACTGCATTACAGCTAACCTTTATATCCGGTTTAGTACATTCCTTCCATGCCCATTCCGCCGGGACCGCCAGGCATCTTTGGCTTTTCTTCCTCTGGAATGTCTGTGACCATAACAGCTGTTGTGAGCATCAATGCTGCAACTGATGCAGCATTCTGAAGAGCATATCTTGTAACCTTTGTAGGATCAATGATACCTGCTTTCATCATGTCTACATACTCTTCTTTGTCAGCATCAAAGCCGTAGTTCACATCTTTTGAGTTCTTGATTTTTTCAACAACAACTGAACCTTCAAGACCAGCATTGAATACTATCTGTCTTACCGGCTCTTCAAGCGCTTTCTTTATAATCTCAACCCCAACCTGCTGGTCAGCATCAAGTTTAAGTTTGTCAAGTGCAGAAATTGTTCTGAGGAGAGCAACACCGCCTCCTGGGACTATTCCCTCTTCAACTGCCGCTCTTGTTGCATGCAAAGCGTCCTCAACTCTTGCCTTTTTCTCTTTCATCTCTGTCTCTGTTGCTGCGCCGACATTAATAACTGCAACTCCGCCCACAATCTTTGCAAGACGCTCCTGCAATTTCTCTTTGTCGTAGTCAGATGTTGTTTCCTCTATCTGCGCCTTTATCTGTTTGATTCTTCCCTTTATCTTGGTCTGATCGCCTGCACCTTCAACAATTGTTGTGTTTTCTTTATCAATTGTTACCTTCTTTGCTTTTCCGAGATCAGATATTTTGATGCTTTCAAGTTTAATCCCAAGGTCTTCGGCAATCATTGTTCCGCCAGTAAGTATAGCTATATCCTCAAGCATTGCCTTTCTTCTTTCGCCAAAGCCAGGAGCCTTGACAGCGCATACATGTATTGTTCCGCGAAGTTTGTTAACAACAAGTGTAGCAAGCGCTTCTCCTTCAATTTCCTCAGCAATTATAAGAAGAGGTTTCCCCATCTTTGCCGTCTGCTCAAGGATTGGAAGAAGATCTTTCATGTTCGATATTTTCTTTTCATTAATAAGAATGAATACATCATCAAGCACGCATTCCATACGCTCAGGGTCTGTAATGAAATATGGTGAGATGTATCCTCTGTCGAACTGCATACCCTCAACAACATCGAGGGTTGTTGCCATACTCTTTGCCTCTTCAACAGTGATTACACCATCCTTGCCGACCTTATCCATTGCCTCAGCGATAAGCTGTCCGATTGACACATCATTGTTAGCAGATATTGTTCCTACCTGTGCAATCTCTTTTTTGTCCTGAACAGGCTTGCTAAGTTTCTTTATCTCTGCAACAACCGTTTCAACTGCCTTTTCAATACCCCTCTTAATATCCATAGGGTTTGTTCCTGCAACAACATTCTTTATGCCCTCTCTGAAAATGGCATGCGCGAGAACCGTAGCAGTTGTTGTACCGTCGCCTGCAACATCAGAGGTCTTTGATGAAACTTCTCTTACAAGCTGTGCTCCCATATTCTGCCATGGATCTTTAAGCTCTATATCTTTTGCAACTGATACACCGTCTTTTGTGATTGTAGGTGCCCCATATTTTTTATCAAGAATTGCATTTCTGCCCTTTGGCCCTAATGTAGCCTTTACTGCATCTGTAAGGATGCTTACGCCTTTTAAAAGAGCGCTTCTTGCTGCCTCGTCAAAAACAAGCTGTTTAGCCATGATTTTCCTCCTAATAATCTTTTATTTTCTTAATTCTTAACTATGCAACAATACCGAGGATATCCTCTTCTCTGATGATAAGATATTCCTCATTGTCCATCTTTATCTTCGAACCAGAGTATTTGTCGAAGAGTATTGTGTCCCCAACCTTAACTTCCATTGTCTGGCGCTTTCCATCGTCAGTAACTCTGCCTGCGCCTATTGCCACAACTGTACCTCTCTGTGGTTTTTCCTTTGCTGCGTCAGGGATGTAAAGACCGCCAGCAGTCTTTTCCTCTTCTGAAGAATACTTTACTAATACTCTGTCCTTAAGTGGTTTAAACTTCATAGCTTTTTCTCCTTTCTTTAAAATTATTGTTTTACAGTTTCCCATTTTTGGTTGTTAGCAGTCTAACCAAGTGAGTGCTAATATACTAGGTAAACAAGTAGCAAAGCAAGGTCATCTAGGTAGTAAATAAATAATTAAATCTCTTTAAAACTCTGATTTTCAGCTTTTTTCTTGTATTTTTTAAAGATTTAGGGTTTTCTTCTTTTCCCTTATAAAATTGTTTATTGCCTCATTGAAAAAATCACCCTTTTCCCTTACTTCTTTTGCAACACGGTCGTTGTACAGTTTTAGCCCTTCTCTAATCTCCGGAGCAAAGTCAGCGCTAAAACTATCATTCTTCATTGAGCTTTCCATCTTTGTTGGACTGTATAAATAAATGTCAGCAACAATAGTCCTTGCAAGTCTGCGGGCCTTTTCCACTGCAGGGTTTTTTTCTTCAATAATTTCTTTTTTTGCCGGCTGTATTTTTATCTCTTCTCTAGCGGTAATTTCCTCAGTAACAGGCGGCAGCGTTATTTCAGGTCGTGTAAAAGTTTCTGCTGTTTTTGAAATCGAAGGTTCAGGTGAAAATGACGGCTTCTGTATTTTAGGCATTGAGAAAGGCTCTTCATTGCCATTAGAAACTGTAGAAGCAGGCGCATGTCTTTCAACCTTCGGTGTTTCCAGCCTGTCAAATACAGGTCTGTTTGATATCTCTTGCTGCAACGTTTCCTTTGTCTCTTCTTTTTTCTGTTCTATGCCCGGCCTTTCATTTCCTAATACTGAATTAATTTTTTCAATAAGCAGACTATTTATATTGTGCTCTTCAATATAATCATCAGCTCCATATAAAGAATTAGGCTCTCTTCTATAACGATTCTTATCATATATTGAACTTATTAGGATAACTTTTATATCACGAGTTTCTGCCTTATCCTTGAATTGTTTGCACAAATCAAAACCGAATATCTCTGGAAGAGCAACATCGAGTATTGCAACAGCAGGAATTGCTTCTGCTATCTTCTGAGCAGCTTCAACTCCATCCTGCGCTGTTAAAACCGAGAAATCATTCCTAGCAAGGAGGCTGCTTATCTTTGCAACAACTGCAGGATTGCTATGAGCAACAATGATTTTTGCGCCGGTAGTCGTTCTAGTGTGTACTGCCTGAGGTTGAATCTCCTGAGGCTGCGGTGCAGGTTTTTTTACAAGAAGGATTGCGCTGCATTTCGGACATTTGAATTTTGTGCCTTCAGGAGCGATCTTCTCATCAGAAACCTTTAGCTTTGTATAACACTTTGGACACCCAACTATCACTCTAAACTCCTCCTATTAAACAACCATAGCTTTATAGTC is a genomic window of Nitrospiraceae bacterium containing:
- the tgt gene encoding tRNA guanosine(34) transglycosylase Tgt, producing the protein MNFKIISQDENSRLGIIETEHGNINTPVFMPVGTQATVKAMSPLELKEIGSEIILSNTYHLYLRPGHETIAKLGGLHKFMGWDGPILTDSGGFQVYSLSALREIDEKGVHFKSHLDGSMHFISPQIAMEIQSELGSDICMAFDECTPYPSTYEYSQKSLELTTKWVKQCKEYHKNNQGLFGIIQGGMYKDLRKRSLEEIVDIGFDGYAIGGVSVGEPKEEMHEIINFIAPIMPQDKPRYLMGIGDLYDMLVAVEAGFDMFDCVMPTRNARNGTLFTSNGRISIKRTEFKEDNSTLDENCGCYTCRNFSKAYLRHLFLAKEILSMRLNTIHNLYFYLDFFRKIREAIKRNRFVEFKNKWQSLVK
- a CDS encoding zinc-ribbon domain-containing protein, which produces MIVGCPKCYTKLKVSDEKIAPEGTKFKCPKCSAILLVKKPAPQPQEIQPQAVHTRTTTGAKIIVAHSNPAVVAKISSLLARNDFSVLTAQDGVEAAQKIAEAIPAVAILDVALPEIFGFDLCKQFKDKAETRDIKVILISSIYDKNRYRREPNSLYGADDYIEEHNINSLLIEKINSVLGNERPGIEQKKEETKETLQQEISNRPVFDRLETPKVERHAPASTVSNGNEEPFSMPKIQKPSFSPEPSISKTAETFTRPEITLPPVTEEITAREEIKIQPAKKEIIEEKNPAVEKARRLARTIVADIYLYSPTKMESSMKNDSFSADFAPEIREGLKLYNDRVAKEVREKGDFFNEAINNFIREKKKTLNL
- the groES gene encoding co-chaperone GroES translates to MKFKPLKDRVLVKYSSEEEKTAGGLYIPDAAKEKPQRGTVVAIGAGRVTDDGKRQTMEVKVGDTILFDKYSGSKIKMDNEEYLIIREEDILGIVA
- the panC gene encoding pantoate--beta-alanine ligase, whose product is MELIRIPRVMQDTTKVHLLHGRTIGFVPTMGALHEGHMSLVRMSKAENDITVVSIFVNPKQFGPKEDFSKYPRDADGDIAKLKAEGIDVLYMPDDSLVYPENFSTFIDMNGLSEKLCGAYRPGHFKGVCTVVAKLFNVVKPTRAYFGQKDFQQCVVIKKMVKDLDMAVEVVVSPIFREEDGLAMSSRNRYLNKEERNAAAVIYECLSKTADMIRSGIIDKKKIKKMMKDRLSNESFVAEIQYASVYDPQTLDELERVEKQALLAVALKIGETRLIDNMLVDVK
- a CDS encoding thioredoxin family protein codes for the protein MLQRVYIQILDNPMEDVMLSADRFDASMTNKLLAEKLQNEMGKTYPFMVSVEYVDLFTDEDDDFGDVRELLRHGAITTPVVVINGVPRIYGGIPSSVIKKEVENILSSGLVH
- the mltG gene encoding endolytic transglycosylase MltG: MKKIKLNIKRDIKVILICVLLVNILYAYIAFMIPLPLGPDAREIRIPKGATFRQVVDVLAKENLVRDKNLFLLIGRITGLHKKIRVGYYSIAGTMSPFDILRMLERGEIIQNTVTIIEGESLSEIAEKLDEMEIVDKETFKAMAKDTVFLDSYNIEAPSVEGYLFPDTYNIPKGTEPEEVLSFMIDSMREKFSEKFRKRAEELGMSENEILTMASIIEKEAVVDKERPIISAVYHNRLKKNMKLQADPTAIYGVKNPRAKVTLKDLKSNTKYNTYVIKGLPPGPIASPGIKSIEAALYPADVPYIYFVSNNDGTHIFSTSSKQHAKAVESYREKKNKSREDKKAKANGSS
- the groL gene encoding chaperonin GroEL (60 kDa chaperone family; promotes refolding of misfolded polypeptides especially under stressful conditions; forms two stacked rings of heptamers to form a barrel-shaped 14mer; ends can be capped by GroES; misfolded proteins enter the barrel where they are refolded when GroES binds), whose product is MMAKQLVFDEAARSALLKGVSILTDAVKATLGPKGRNAILDKKYGAPTITKDGVSVAKDIELKDPWQNMGAQLVREVSSKTSDVAGDGTTTATVLAHAIFREGIKNVVAGTNPMDIKRGIEKAVETVVAEIKKLSKPVQDKKEIAQVGTISANNDVSIGQLIAEAMDKVGKDGVITVEEAKSMATTLDVVEGMQFDRGYISPYFITDPERMECVLDDVFILINEKKISNMKDLLPILEQTAKMGKPLLIIAEEIEGEALATLVVNKLRGTIHVCAVKAPGFGERRKAMLEDIAILTGGTMIAEDLGIKLESIKISDLGKAKKVTIDKENTTIVEGAGDQTKIKGRIKQIKAQIEETTSDYDKEKLQERLAKIVGGVAVINVGAATETEMKEKKARVEDALHATRAAVEEGIVPGGGVALLRTISALDKLKLDADQQVGVEIIKKALEEPVRQIVFNAGLEGSVVVEKIKNSKDVNYGFDADKEEYVDMMKAGIIDPTKVTRYALQNAASVAALMLTTAVMVTDIPEEEKPKMPGGPGGMGMEGMY
- the ispG gene encoding flavodoxin-dependent (E)-4-hydroxy-3-methylbut-2-enyl-diphosphate synthase, giving the protein MAVRKKTKVINVGKVAIGGVNPVSVQSMTKTDTRNYALTIKQIKGLEKAGCEIIRLAVPDMEAAKALGKIKKGISIPMIADIHFDWRLALEAVKQGVDGLRINPGNIGAKWKVAEVVKAASDSFISIRVGVNAGSLEKQLFAKYGHPSPEALVESAAGHIDILESLGFNSIKVSLKASNVPTTIEAYRLFSKKYRYPLHVGISEAGPPATGIIKSSVGIGLLLSEGIGDTIRVSLTAEPIEEVRVAYEILKALHIREKGVEIISCPTCGRCNIDIKKLAVKIEARLKNIKKPITVAVMGCVVNGPGEARGADFGIAGGKGRGILFKKGKIIKQVKEEELLDALLKEIED
- a CDS encoding DNA recombination protein RmuC, whose translation is MCYVIFGVTVLILSAIIIWLVAKVHFLKHSQQNFQDMEQKLKETFQSLSLDVLAKNSDHFLNIAGEKLEGKKELIDKSIEQMSKTLSDVQKKMSDVEKGSSEISSLVKTHSDITTKLKDTTEHLRQAFASSKKRGEWGERMAEDIIRLIGMVEGLNYIKQKTVEESANRPDYTFLLPNKLKINMDVKFPLDNYQHYLDSQTEHDRKRFKEELVKNMKIMIKQVTNRNYIDTADNTVDYVILFIPNEQVFSFINEADITIMDEALKQKVILCSPFTLYAVLAVIRQAVENFNMERTASEIIKLLGEFHKQWENYKKVFTTMGERLDSAKEQYDQLIGTRKNMLEKPLNKIDELRKRQSITFDETINLE